The Candidatus Hydrogenedentota bacterium DNA window AGCCGCCCGCATCAGGCAGACAGAGCACAAGAGAACCTCCTTCCTGGCCACAGGACAACGCATGACGCAGCGCGCCGTCAGTGCACCTGCCGCTGCGGCTCGCCGAATGCCGCCGCCTTCAACCGCTCGATGGCCGAGGGGATGTCCGGGAACCCCCAGACGTTGCGGCCCACCGTGGCGCCCGCGGCGCCCGCCGCGACCACTTCGCGGACCATGCATTCGGCGTCTTCGAGCGTTTCGCAGCGCGGGCCGCCCGCGCAGACCACAGGCACGGGAGTAGCGGCGACGATGTCGCGAAAAGACGCGATGTCGCCGGTGTACGGGACCTTGATGACGTCCGCGCCCATTTCGAGACCCGCGCGCACCGCGTAGAAGACCGCTTCGGGGTCATGGGCGACGGTGTGTTTCTCGTCGCCGCTGCTGAGCGGATAGATATGGGGAATCACGGGCAGGCCCACGCGTTCGGCATCGCGCACGACAGCGCTGAGATGGCGCAGGTAGCGGATCTCGAGCGGGCAGTGCACGAACAGGGCAACCGCGATCGCGTCGGCGCCCATGGCCGCGGCTTCTGCGGCAGTGGCGCTGTCGGCAAACTCCGTTTCATCGGGCCGCAGGGCCATGCTTTGTACGATGAGCGGAACAATGCCCGCGAACAGGTGTCCGTAGCGCATCGCGATGCCCTTGTTCATCGTCAGGGCGTTGGGGCGCCCGCGCACGCATTCGCGCAAGGTGTGTTCCATGGCGCGCAGGGCAGGCGGCAGCCCCGTCGAGTAATTGATGAGATGGTCCACGGCCACGGAGAGAATCCGGCCCGATGGATGGCCAAAAATGCGTTTCAATCGTATGCGCTTGCCCAGTTCACTCAATGGAAGACGTCCTCCCGTAAAAGTTTCCGTGTTTTCGTTTCACAATGCGGCGGACGGCTGGAACCCCAGCAGGGATTGCGGCGTCTCGTAGCAGAGGTCCCGCGCAACGGCCAAGGCGTCGTTCCGGGTGTATTGGCCAATGCGCACCTTGTGCCCGAGCACCTCCGCCAGGCAGCGCCGCACGATCATCATTTTGCCGTACGCCCACTCGACGCAATACGCGTCGGAAAAGAAGCCAGCCTGCTTGTTCAGCGGCAGCAGGTCGAGCCGTTCCTCCATGATTTGCCGGATCGCGCCGGGATGGAAATTATGCCACCAGTAGCCCGCGAGCGAAAGATTCGGCA harbors:
- a CDS encoding aldolase; translated protein: MSELGKRIRLKRIFGHPSGRILSVAVDHLINYSTGLPPALRAMEHTLRECVRGRPNALTMNKGIAMRYGHLFAGIVPLIVQSMALRPDETEFADSATAAEAAAMGADAIAVALFVHCPLEIRYLRHLSAVVRDAERVGLPVIPHIYPLSSGDEKHTVAHDPEAVFYAVRAGLEMGADVIKVPYTGDIASFRDIVAATPVPVVCAGGPRCETLEDAECMVREVVAAGAAGATVGRNVWGFPDIPSAIERLKAAAFGEPQRQVH